The genomic window CGGGCCTCGGCTTCACCCGACGACGGAGGTAGTCGATGTCCCGTCGCACCGGGGAGGTGTTGAGCGGCACGGCTCAGAGGTCGATTCTGAAGTCGCGTGCCACGCCCGCGAGACCGCCGGCGTACCCCTGTCCGAGGGCGCGGAACTTCCAGTCCGAGCGGTGCCGGTACAGCTCCGCCAGGAGCAGCGCCTGGCTGCTGCGGACCTCGGCGATCGGCACGTCGAAGCGCACGAGCTCCCGACCGTCGGGCGTTGCGACGCGGACGAACGCCGAGCGCACGGGCGAGAAGTCGCCGGGGCCGCGGACGTCGGGGTCGATGTAGAGCAGGAAGGCGATCTTCGACACGGCGTCCGGCACGCGCGACAGCTCGACGTCGATCTCCTCATCGTCGGCCTCGGACGAGAAGGTGACCGCGCCGTCCTGGCTCTCGACCTGGTTGAAGAACACGAGGTGGTCGTCGGACAG from Plantibacter flavus includes these protein-coding regions:
- a CDS encoding TerD family protein; this translates as MASLIAGANAALTAENPGLDAVLIGFGWDVIASRGPQSEPVPLAIMCGDDGKALSDDHLVFFNQVESQDGAVTFSSEADDEEIDVELSRVPDAVSKIAFLLYIDPDVRGPGDFSPVRSAFVRVATPDGRELVRFDVPIAEVRSSQALLLAELYRHRSDWKFRALGQGYAGGLAGVARDFRIDL